The Halarchaeum grantii genome includes a window with the following:
- the fen gene encoding flap endonuclease-1, translating into MGNADLRQLAAIEEVAFDELDGDVVAVDAHNWLYKYLTTTVRFTRDDAYTTSEGVEVPNLIGVVQGLPKFFENDLTPVFVFDGRVVGLKDEEVEERRAEREKREERLEEAREAGDALEVARLDSQTQRLTDTIHETTRELLSLLDVPVVEAPAEGEAQASYMARTDDDVDYVGSDDYDCLLLGAPVTLRQLTSSGAVERMDFAATLEEHDVTWEQLVDVGILCGTDFNDGLSGYGPKTALRAVTEHGDLWGVLDAEDAYIDDADRIRDLFLDPDVTDDYDYDESVDPDLDAARDYLTEEWEIPAGETDRAFERIEESLTQTGLDDWL; encoded by the coding sequence ATGGGAAACGCGGACCTCCGCCAGCTCGCGGCGATCGAGGAGGTCGCCTTCGACGAGTTGGACGGTGACGTCGTCGCCGTCGACGCGCACAACTGGCTCTACAAGTACCTCACCACGACCGTTCGCTTCACTCGCGACGACGCCTACACGACGAGCGAGGGCGTCGAGGTCCCGAACCTCATCGGCGTCGTGCAGGGCCTCCCGAAGTTCTTCGAGAACGACCTCACGCCGGTCTTCGTCTTCGACGGCCGCGTCGTCGGCCTCAAGGACGAGGAAGTCGAGGAGCGCCGCGCGGAGCGCGAGAAACGCGAGGAACGCCTCGAAGAAGCCCGCGAGGCCGGTGACGCCCTCGAGGTCGCGCGCCTCGACTCGCAGACCCAGCGCCTCACCGACACCATCCACGAGACGACGCGCGAACTCCTCTCGCTCCTCGACGTCCCGGTCGTCGAAGCGCCCGCCGAGGGCGAAGCGCAGGCCTCCTACATGGCGCGGACGGACGACGACGTCGACTACGTCGGGAGCGACGACTACGACTGCCTCCTGTTGGGCGCGCCCGTCACCCTCCGCCAACTCACGAGCTCGGGCGCCGTCGAGCGCATGGACTTCGCGGCCACCCTCGAGGAGCACGACGTGACGTGGGAGCAACTCGTCGACGTCGGCATCCTCTGCGGAACGGACTTCAACGACGGCCTCTCGGGGTACGGCCCGAAAACGGCACTCCGGGCGGTGACGGAGCACGGCGACCTCTGGGGCGTCCTCGACGCCGAGGACGCCTACATCGACGACGCCGACCGCATCCGCGACCTCTTCCTCGACCCGGACGTCACGGACGACTACGACTACGACGAGTCCGTCGACCCGGATCTCGACGCCGCGCGCGACTACCTCACCGAGGAGTGGGAGATCCCCGCCGGGGAGACTGACCGTGCCTTCGAGCGCATCGAGGAGTCGCTCACGCAGACGGGCCTCGACGACTGGCTATAG
- a CDS encoding BolA/IbaG family iron-sulfur metabolism protein, whose translation MEPEDVETLIEEALPESTADVFRARGEHDDDHLAAEVTSPAFEGETIVDQHQMVYDALGDAMTTDIHALELTTKTPDEE comes from the coding sequence ATGGAACCCGAGGACGTCGAGACACTCATCGAGGAGGCACTGCCGGAGAGCACAGCGGACGTCTTCCGCGCGCGCGGCGAGCACGACGACGACCACCTCGCCGCCGAGGTCACCTCGCCCGCCTTCGAGGGCGAGACCATCGTCGACCAGCACCAGATGGTCTACGACGCGCTCGGCGACGCGATGACGACGGACATCCACGCGCTCGAACTGACGACGAAGACGCCCGACGAGGAGTAA
- a CDS encoding ABC transporter ATP-binding protein: protein MARLELDNITKHFDDDGQTIVAVDDASIDIDDGEFLVLVGPSGCGKSTTLRMIAGLESITDGELRIGDRRVNEAKPRDRDIAMVFQSYALYPHMTVRENMSFGLEESTDLSDEEISERVESATATMGIKDLLDRKPSELSGGQQQRVALGRAIVREPEVFLMDEPLSNLDAKLRAQMRTELQRLQEDLDTTTVYVTHDQTEAMTMGDRIAILNDGVLQQVATPLEAYHTPANQFVAGFIGEPSMNFFDVDLQGESVVGDGLNYAVSESVREKLTSDELVLGIRPQDVEIVGDVESDHDIPVTVDVVEPMGDENNVYLNLPDAHEGETFIANVDGRAPVEADDDVVARIPEQAVHFFDRHTGEALRNREFDDETADLTL, encoded by the coding sequence ATGGCTCGACTCGAACTCGACAACATCACGAAACACTTCGACGACGACGGTCAGACGATCGTCGCCGTCGACGACGCCAGCATCGACATCGACGACGGCGAATTCCTCGTACTCGTCGGCCCCTCGGGGTGTGGGAAGTCCACGACACTGCGGATGATCGCCGGCCTCGAGAGCATCACTGACGGCGAACTCCGCATCGGCGACCGCCGCGTCAACGAGGCCAAGCCCCGCGACCGGGACATCGCGATGGTGTTCCAGTCCTACGCGCTCTACCCGCACATGACCGTGCGGGAGAACATGAGCTTCGGGCTCGAGGAGTCCACGGACCTCTCCGACGAGGAAATCTCCGAACGCGTCGAATCCGCGACGGCGACTATGGGCATCAAGGACCTCTTGGACCGCAAGCCCTCCGAGCTCTCGGGCGGCCAGCAGCAGCGCGTCGCGCTCGGGCGCGCCATCGTCCGCGAACCCGAGGTCTTCCTCATGGACGAACCGCTCTCGAACCTCGACGCGAAGCTCCGCGCACAGATGCGCACGGAGCTCCAGCGCCTCCAGGAGGACCTCGACACCACGACGGTCTACGTGACGCACGACCAGACGGAGGCGATGACGATGGGCGACCGCATCGCCATCCTGAACGACGGCGTCCTCCAGCAGGTCGCGACGCCGCTCGAAGCGTACCACACGCCCGCGAACCAGTTCGTCGCGGGGTTCATCGGCGAGCCGTCGATGAACTTCTTCGACGTCGACCTGCAGGGCGAATCCGTCGTCGGCGACGGCCTCAACTACGCGGTGAGCGAGTCGGTCCGCGAGAAGCTCACGTCGGACGAACTCGTCCTCGGGATTCGCCCGCAGGACGTCGAAATCGTCGGTGACGTCGAATCCGACCACGACATCCCCGTCACGGTCGACGTCGTCGAGCCGATGGGCGACGAGAACAACGTCTACCTCAACCTCCCGGACGCCCACGAGGGTGAGACGTTCATCGCGAACGTCGACGGCCGTGCACCGGTCGAGGCGGACGACGACGTCGTCGCGCGCATCCCCGAGCAGGCCGTTCACTTCTTCGACCGGCACACGGGGGAGGCGCTCCGCAACCGCGAGTTCGACGACGAAACCGCAGACCTCACGCTGTAG
- a CDS encoding carbohydrate ABC transporter permease, whose product MTDTTPLTGDSWRRTALYAVLVLLVVFYLMPLWTGLMASIKADVLATAPFLPPAPGGFTTIHWTRAANALAGGLMNSLILAIPATILSALLGSMAAYGLTTLDWRYQVPVLMLFIAGIFIPYQAVLIPLSKFWASIVPISDLVGIVGLQGWVGDLIGLIITHVAYGIPICTLLFRTYYKDFNDEMVEAARIDGATTHRIYRRIILPLSVPMFAVTLIYQFTQIWNDLLFALVLVGPGAGAPVTVPLSQLGASLSEVGFGIRMAGAFVAALPTIIVYVLFGEQFAKGVAT is encoded by the coding sequence ATGACAGACACGACCCCTCTCACCGGCGATAGCTGGCGGCGGACGGCGCTCTACGCCGTCCTCGTCCTCCTGGTGGTCTTCTACCTGATGCCCCTCTGGACGGGGCTGATGGCGTCCATCAAGGCAGACGTGCTCGCCACCGCACCGTTCCTCCCGCCCGCGCCCGGCGGGTTCACGACCATCCACTGGACGCGCGCCGCGAACGCGCTCGCGGGCGGGCTGATGAACAGCCTGATCCTCGCCATCCCGGCGACGATCCTCTCCGCGCTCCTCGGGAGCATGGCCGCCTACGGCCTGACGACGCTCGACTGGCGCTATCAGGTCCCCGTGCTCATGCTCTTCATCGCGGGCATCTTCATCCCGTATCAGGCCGTCCTCATCCCGCTCTCGAAGTTCTGGGCGTCCATCGTCCCGATCAGCGACCTCGTGGGCATCGTCGGCCTTCAGGGATGGGTCGGCGACCTGATCGGCCTCATCATCACGCACGTCGCCTACGGCATCCCCATCTGTACGCTGCTGTTCCGCACGTACTACAAGGACTTCAACGACGAGATGGTGGAGGCCGCGCGCATCGACGGCGCGACCACGCACCGCATCTATCGGCGCATCATCCTCCCCCTCTCCGTGCCGATGTTCGCCGTGACGCTCATCTACCAGTTCACGCAGATCTGGAACGACCTCCTGTTCGCACTCGTGCTCGTCGGCCCCGGCGCGGGCGCACCCGTGACGGTGCCGCTCAGCCAGCTCGGTGCGAGCCTCTCCGAGGTCGGCTTCGGCATCCGCATGGCTGGCGCGTTCGTCGCCGCACTCCCGACGATCATCGTCTACGTCCTGTTCGGCGAACAGTTCGCGAAGGGGGTGGCTACCTGA